Proteins encoded in a region of the Vicia villosa cultivar HV-30 ecotype Madison, WI linkage group LG5, Vvil1.0, whole genome shotgun sequence genome:
- the LOC131601639 gene encoding pentatricopeptide repeat-containing protein At2g06000-like — protein sequence MTLSLIFTTFRISNTTLVTHYHTLKPNKSEAWFVKIVSTLFLRFTNPLDVTFSRYVRNHLTPSLTLQIIKKLNNPQLGFTFFQFTKQKLNLSYSFWTYNFLLRSLCQENQHSLAKLVYHSMRADGLLPDSRLLGFLVSSFAFVDRFDVSKEFINDALCNKVDVNVAVYNNFLNILVKSNRLHDAVSLFRELVRFNLNIDIFTFNILIRGFCVIGEIDEAFRFLNNMRSFGCYPDVVSYNTLIHGLCRINEVDRARDLVREICLRSEFGPNVLSYTIVISGYCKLSKMKEASGVFDEMVSSGAKPSVATFNALIYGFVKAGDMASALGIHKRMLFHGCSPDVVTFTLLIDGYCRVGQLNYGLDVWNEMKARNVSANLYTFSILISAMCRSNRLEEARELLILLNQSDIVPQPFIYNPVIDGYCKSGNVDEANAIVVDMENKCKPDKLTFTILIIGHCMKGRAPEAIGIFYKMLATGCSPDDVTIRTLSSCVLKSGMPSEAARVKEALFKNQSTNSYMQQSLY from the coding sequence ATGACACTTTCTCTCATCTTCACCACTTTCCGAATTTCCAATACTACCCTCGTCACCCATTACCATACTCTCAAACCCAACAAATCCGAAGCATGGTTCGTCAAAATCGTTTCCACCCTCTTTCTCCGCTTCACAAACCCACTCGACGTTACATTTTCGCGCTACGTTCGTAACCACTTAACCCCTTCACTTACATTACAAATTATCAAAAAACTAAACAACCCTCAATTAGGTTTCACCTTTTTCCAATTCACCAAACAAAAATTGAACCTTTCTTATTCATTTTGGACTTACAACTTTCTCTTAAGGTCCCTTTGTCAAGAAAATCAACACAGTTTAGCAAAACTTGTTTATCATTCTATGAGGGCTGATGGGTTGTTGCCTGATAGTAGGTTGTTGGGATTCTTGGTTTCTTCTTTTGCGTTTGTTGATAGGTTTGATGTTTCCAAGGAGTTTATTAATGATGCTTTGTGTAATAAGGTTGATGTAAATGTTGCTGTTTATAATAACTTTCTTAACATTTTGGTTAAATCTAATAGGTTACACGATGCTGTTAGTTTGTTTAGGGAGCTTGttagatttaatttgaatataGATATATTCACATTCAATATCTTGATTCGAGGTTTCTGCGTTATTGGAGAAATCGATGAGGCGTTTAGGTTTTTGAATAATATGAGAAGTTTTGGTTGTTACCCGGATGTTGTTAGTTATAATACTCTTATACATGGTTTATGTAGAATAAACGAGGTTGATAGAGCAAGAGATTTAGTTAGAGAGATTTGTTTGAGAAGTGAGTTTGGTCCTAATGTTTTGAGTTATACGATAGTGATATCGGGTTATTGCAAATTGAGTAAGATGAAGGAGGCTTCTGGTGTTTTTGATGAAATGGTTTCGTCTGGAGCTAAGCCTAGTGTAGCTACTTTTAATGCACTCATCTATGGATTTGTTAAGGCAGGTGACATGGCTTCTGCGCTAGGAATACATAAGAGGATGCTGTTTCATGGTTGTTCTCCTGATGTTGTTACTTTCACTTTGTTAATTGATGGATATTGCCGAGTTGGGCAGTTGAACTATGGTTTGGACGTTTGGAATGAAATGAAAGCGAGAAATGTTTCTGCAAATTTGTATACTTTCTCGATTCTTATTAGTGCTATGTGCAGGAGCAATAGACTAGAAGAAGCTCGTGAGCTTCTAATACTATTGAATCAAAGTGACATTGTTCCACAACCATTTATCTACAATCCTGTCATTGATGGATATTGTAAATCCGGTAATGTTGATGAAGCTAATGCAATTGTGGTAGATATGGAGAACAAATGTAAACCGGATAAGCTAACATTTACTATTCTTATTATCGGTCATTGTATGAAAGGAAGAGCACCTGAAGCCATTGGTATCTTTTACAAGATGTTGGCGACCGGTTGTTCACCTGATGATGTTACTATTAGAACTTTAAGTTCATGTGTTTTGAAGTCTGGAATGCCTAGTGAAGCTGCCCGCGTTAAGGAAGCTCTATTTAAGAATCAAAGTACAAACTCATATATGCAGCAGTCTCTTTATTAA
- the LOC131604628 gene encoding receptor-like protein EIX2, translating to MSQFGLFTLLVYGSLLAISFSSIALAVECLASDHEALLDFKNGLEDPQNRLSSWRNADCCQWHGIYCNNITGAVVAIDLHNPPSVQVDSSPKYGKWNLSGEVKPSLMKLKSLSYLDLSFNTFKGIPIPEFFGSLMNLQYLNLSNAGFAGLIPPRFGNLSQLQSLDLKSFSLHVENLHWLAGLVSLKHLAMDGVDLSSVATTDWVSALNQLPSLTKLHLSYCELFGHIPSPPSPNFTSLSVLDLSSNKFVSKIPDWLVNISTLQHIDISNNNLHGKIPLGLRDLPNLQYLNLGNNVNLKASCSQLLMKGWGNIQKLDLSINKLHGRLPSSFGNLTSLTYLDLSDNAIEGGIPSSIGKLCMLKFLILSGNNMTGTLPEFLQGINEYPSRKPLPNLAYFIMDDNKLHGKIPDWLVQLDSLVGITLARNLLEGPIPVSIGSLQNLTVLMLEENKLNGTLPDSLGQLSKLSYLDVSFNQLTGTVTEDHFSRLAKLKIVVLSSNSLTVNISANWIPPFQISFLVMSSCVLGPSFPPWLKSQNKIDYLDVSNASIFGFIPNWFWDISSRLTFLNMSHNELQGWLPNPMHVALSSDAVDLSFNLLEGSVPVIKPGVELLDLSHNHFSGAIPLNICEKMNHVGFLSLSHNQLHGEIPLSLGEMSRVTVINLSNNNLTGRIPPSLANCSILDVLDLGNNSLFGTIPDSLGQFQLLRSLHLSDNHFSGDLPSSLRNLSVLETMDLGNNELSSIIPTWFGEGFTFLRILILRSNAFSGELPPELSKLGTLQVPDLSRNDLTGSIPARLGDLKAIVQAKKKNKYLLYGDYEGHYYEESLNVYIKDQRLKYTKTLSLVTGIDLSDNNLTGNFPNEITKLSGLMVLNLSRNHITGQIPETISNLHQLSYLDLSSNQLSGTIPLSLPSLTFLGSLNLSNNNLMGAIPYTGQVTTFDTSAFTGNPNLCGPPLPWKCSGDDDLSDDGSESGLRNEVENDNWFLLSVGLGFATGVLAPYLILVMKRSWSDACFNFLDQVINKFLLRLPQPQGINNGQRRRKSHHRQ from the coding sequence ATGTCTCAATTTGGATTGTTCACGTTATTAGTTTATGGTTCGTTACTTGCTATTTCATTTAGCAGCATTGCTCTAGCTGTTGAATGCCTAGCTTCTGATCATGAAGCTCTTCTAGACTTCAAAAATGGGCTTGAGGATCCTCAGAACAGGCTCTCTTCATGGAGAAACGCCGACTGTTGTCAATGGCACGGAATATATTGCAATAACATCACAGGTGCTGTTGTTGCAATCGATCTCCATAACCCGCCTTCGGTGCAAGTTGATTCATCTCCAAAGTATGGAAAATGGAACCTAAGCGGTGAGGTAAAACCATCATTGATGAAACTCAAGTCATTAAGCTATTTAGACTTGAGCTTCAACACATTCAAGGGAATACCAATTCCTGAGTTCTTTGGATCACTGATGAATTTGCAATATCTGAATCTGTCAAATGCTGGTTTCGCTGGCTTAATTCCACCTCGTTTTGGAAACCTTTCTCAGTTGCAATCTCTTGATCTCAAATCTTTTAGCCTACATGTTGAAAATCTACATTGGTTGGCTGGCCTTGTCTCTTTGAAACATCTTGCAATGGATGGAGTCGACCTTTCATCGGTAGCGACAACAGATTGGGTTAGTGCATTAAACCAGCTACCTTCTTTAACGAAATTGCATCTATCTTATTGTGAACTTTTTGGCCATATTCCATCTCCTCCATCTCCCAATTTTACTTCACTTTCTGTCTTAGATCTTAGTTCTAATAAATTTGTTTCAAAAATACCTGATTGGCTTGTTAATATTAGCACCTTACAACATATTGACATAAGCAATAATAATTTGCATGGAAAAATTCCACTTGGTTTAAGAGACCTACCAAACTTACAGTATTTGAATTTAGGGAACAATGTAAATCTCAAAGCAAGCTGTTCTCAACTCTTGATGAAAGGATGGGGAAATATACAAAAGCTTGATTTGTCAATTAATAAGTTACACGGGAGACTTCCTTCATCCTTTGGTAACTTGACTTCTCtcacttaccttgacctcagtgACAATGCTATTGAGGGCGGTATTCCTAGTTCCATTGGTAAACTCTGCATGTTGAAATTTCTTATATTATCAGGAAACAATATGACAGGAACTCTACCTGAGTTTCTTCAAGGAATAAATGAATACCCTTCTAGAAAACCTCTTCCTAATTTGGCGTATTTTATCATGGACGACAACAAGTTGCACGGTAAAATCCCAGATTGGTTAGTTCAGCTAGACAGTCTAGTCGGTATTACTCTTGCGCGTAATTTGCTTGAAGGTCCTATTCCTGTTTCCATCGGGTCGCTGCAAAATCTCACTGTCTTGATGCTTGAAGAGAATAAATTAAATGGTACTCTACCAGATAGTTTAGGACAACTTTCTAAGCTGTCATACTTAGATGTTTCTTTCAATCAGTTGACAGGCACGGTAACTGAGGACCATTTTTCAAGGCTGGCAAAGTTGAAGATTGTAGTGTTGTCTTCCAATTCACTCACTGTGAATATCAGTGCCAATTGGATACCGCCATTCCAAATATCTTTTCTTGTTATGAGTTCATGTGTTTTGGGGCCTTCTTTTCCACCTTGGCTTAAATCACAAAATAAGATAGACTATTTAGACGTTTCAAATGCTAGCATTTTTGGTTTTATACCAAACTGGTTTTGGGATATATCATCCCGCTTAACGTTTTTAAACATGTCACATAATGAGTTGCAGGGTTGGCTTCCAAATCCAATGCATGTGGCATTATCTTCTGATGCAGTTGATCTAAGCTTTAATCTTCTTGAAGGATCGGTTCCTGTTATAAAACCTGGCGTCGAGCTGCTAGATCTCTCACACAATCACTTTTCGGGTGCAATCCCATTAAACATATGTGAAAAAATGAATCATGTGGGATTTCTATCTCTTTCTCATAATCAACTCCATGGAGAAATACCATTGTCTTTAGGAGAAATGTCGCGTGTTACTGTCATTAATCTTTCAAACAACAACTTAACTGGAAGGATCCCTCCAAGCCTTGCAAATTGCTCTATTCTGGATGTACTAGACCTTGGGAATAATAGTCTGTTTGGGACAATTCCAGATTCCTTGGGCCAGTTTCAACTACTCAGATCATTACACCTTAGTGACAATCACTTTTCGGGGGATTTGCCATCATCTTTAAGAAATTTGTCAGTGTTAGAAACTATGGATCTTGGAAACAATGAATTGTCTAGTATTATTCCAACATGGTTTGGGGAAGGTTTCACATTTCtaagaattcttattttgagGTCTAATGCATTTTCTGGCGAATTGCCACCTGAACTTTCAAAACTAGGCACGTTGCAAGTCCCCGACCTTTCCAGAAATGACTTGACTGGAAGCATTCCAGCAAGGTTGGGTGATCTGAAAGCTATAGTCCAAGccaagaagaaaaataaatactTACTATATGGAGATTATGAAGGTCACTACTATGAAGAAAGTTTGAATGTGTATATAAAAGACCAAAGACTAAAGTATACCAAGACACTTTCCCTTGTTACTGGCATAGACCTTTCTGATAATAACTTGACAGGAAATTTTCCCAATGAAATTACAAAACTATCTGGTTTGATGGTTCTCAACTTGTCAAGAAACCATATAACCGGCCAAATTCCAGAAACCATATCAAATTTGCATCAACTATCATATCTTGATCTGTCGAGCAATCAACTTTCTGGCACAATTCCTTTAAGTTTGCCTTCATTGACATTTTTGGGGAGCCTAAACTTGTCCAACAACAACCTCATGGGTGCTATTCCTTACACAGGTCAAGTGACAACCTTTGATACATCAGCTTTTACAGGGAACCCTAATCTTTGTGGCCCTCCACTTCCTTGGAAGTGCTCAGGTGATGATGATCTCAGTGATGATGGCTCTGAAAGTGGACTGAGAAATGAGGTGGAAAATGATAACTGGTTTTTATTGAGTGTTGGTTTGGGGTTTGCAACAGGCGTTTTGGCTCCTTACTTAATTTTAGTAATGAAGAGATCCTGGAGTGATGCCTGTTTTAACTTTCTGGATCAAGTTATTAACAAGTTCTTATTGAGGCTCCCACAACCACAAGGAATAAATAATggccaaagaagaaggaagagtCATCATAGGCAGTAA
- the LOC131601640 gene encoding uncharacterized protein LOC131601640, whose protein sequence is MANILKGGTVILSFFSSRTTTLSRPSTTTTTHCSFRSKFPFLSLSSTSRPRPLTGFPSFCTVASEPVPEAVAAETNSNNENDKSVRDSAGLLDIRVGCILRAWKHDEAETLYVEEVDIGEPEPRIICSGLVNYIPLEHLQGKKVIVLSNLKPRNMRGVKSSGMLMAASDSKHENVELLFPPEEANPGERIWFGSEDEKDNQPEAAKPNQIQKKKIWELVQPHLKTDASCTAMLGEHVMRTSVGAVACQSLQNANIS, encoded by the exons ATGGCAAACATTTTGAAGGGTGGCACTGTTATCCTCTCATTCTTCTCTTCACGAACCACCACACTCTCCCgaccatcaacaacaacaacaacccatTGCTCATTTCGTTCCAAGTTCCCTTTTCTCTCACTCTCTTCTACCTCACGCCCTAGACCCCTAACTGGATTTCCTTCCTTTTGCACTGTTGCCTCCGAGCCAGTCCCGGAAGCCGTAGCCGCTGAAACCAATAGCAATAATGAAAATGATAAGAGTGTTAGAGATTCTGCCGGGTTGCTTGACATAAGAGTCGGTTGCATTCTCAGGGCATGGAAACATGATGAAGCTGAAACTCTTTATGTCGAGGAAGTTGATATTGGTGAGCCTGAACCTAGAATCATTTGCAGTGGCCTTGTCAATTATATCCCTCTTGAACACCTTCAG GGAAAAAAAGTTATTGTTCTTTCGAATCTGAAGCCAAGGAATATGCGTGGTGTCAAGTCAAGTGGAATGTTGATGGCTGCTTCTGATTCAAAGCATGAGAATGTTGAACTTCTGTTCCCTCCCGAGGAAGCAAATCCCGGTGAAAGAATCTGGTTTGGATCTGAAGATGAAAAGGACAATCAACCTGAAGCTGCCAAACCGAATCAG ATACAAAAGAAAAAGATATGGGAATTAGTACAGCCTCATCTTAAGACAGATGCTTCTTGTACGGCGATGCTAGGTGAGCATGTAATGCGTACATCTGTAGGCGCAGTGGCATGCCAGTCTTTGCAGAATGCAAATATCTCCTGA